One Acetobacter ghanensis DNA window includes the following coding sequences:
- a CDS encoding DUF2877 domain-containing protein gives MLILSPPSECMTPYTLMLASWPPVMEEHGPMWCDGQTLQLGEWSIRLQGATTWPSFVGKAHVSWQNIQTYALLLQDVKKLTHQSDYLAAVADNPTRLDMPGWDGTQLAMGLIRQDRDRIFAGASACVGLGRGLTPAGDDFLCGVMLAAHQVLPMPDTVCESIVDSAKGKTTTLSYAFLVSAAQGHVSEDWRSLLLNDMPDQKQDVRLRLLGAVIQHGYSSGADSLAGFVWALHVLGHGADAI, from the coding sequence ATGCTTATCCTTTCCCCCCCATCTGAGTGTATGACGCCCTATACGCTCATGTTGGCTTCATGGCCGCCGGTCATGGAGGAACATGGCCCCATGTGGTGCGATGGCCAGACGCTGCAACTGGGGGAGTGGAGTATACGGTTGCAGGGTGCCACCACATGGCCTTCCTTTGTGGGGAAGGCGCACGTGTCATGGCAAAATATCCAAACATATGCGCTCCTTTTGCAGGATGTAAAAAAACTGACGCATCAGTCAGACTATCTGGCGGCTGTTGCGGATAACCCCACAAGGCTGGATATGCCGGGTTGGGATGGCACGCAACTGGCTATGGGTTTGATAAGGCAAGACAGGGACAGGATTTTTGCAGGAGCCAGCGCATGTGTTGGTTTGGGGCGCGGCCTGACCCCCGCGGGGGATGACTTTTTATGCGGGGTCATGCTTGCCGCACATCAGGTCTTGCCTATGCCCGATACTGTGTGTGAAAGCATTGTGGATTCGGCAAAGGGGAAAACAACAACGCTTTCCTATGCTTTTCTCGTCTCAGCGGCGCAGGGTCATGTCAGCGAGGACTGGCGAAGCCTGTTGCTGAATGACATGCCAGACCAAAAGCAGGATGTGCGTCTGAGGTTGTTAGGTGCGGTTATCCAGCACGGTTACAGCTCCGGGGCCGATAGTCTGGCCGGGTTTGTATGGGCCTTGCATGTGCTGGGGCACGGGGCCGATGCTATTTGA
- a CDS encoding GlcG/HbpS family heme-binding protein, with protein sequence MTLTYEQAQCALQAALSKATELEIAVCVAVCDAGGRLVAFARMDQSNWASIYGCQGKALTAAATRCQSGAIPPTSVVMNRIAELEGQNMIYAKGAVPLLRDGTLLGAVGVGGASADMDEACALAGAAALGCEA encoded by the coding sequence ATGACGTTGACCTACGAGCAGGCACAGTGTGCTTTGCAGGCTGCATTATCCAAAGCCACCGAACTGGAAATTGCTGTGTGTGTTGCTGTTTGCGATGCAGGGGGCAGGCTGGTGGCTTTTGCGCGTATGGACCAGTCAAACTGGGCCAGTATTTACGGGTGTCAGGGCAAGGCGCTTACGGCGGCCGCTACACGCTGCCAGAGTGGCGCTATTCCTCCAACCTCAGTTGTGATGAACAGGATTGCAGAGCTTGAAGGCCAGAACATGATTTATGCAAAAGGTGCTGTGCCATTGCTGCGGGACGGCACCTTGCTGGGCGCCGTTGGTGTAGGGGGAGCTAGTGCCGACATGGACGAAGCCTGTGCTCTGGCTGGCGCCGCCGCCTTGGGGTGTGAGGCCTGA
- a CDS encoding FecCD family ABC transporter permease yields MAADHTPHGGDRAASLGVDVPRLRRASLLRISLLCALAVAFVGVIGFIGLVAPHIARRLVGEDHRFYLPASMLGGALILSVAALVARILVPGVVVPTGIVTALVGIPFFLVIVLRREGNGA; encoded by the coding sequence GTGGCCGCTGACCACACTCCGCATGGGGGAGACCGGGCCGCAAGCCTTGGCGTGGATGTGCCCCGCCTACGCCGGGCCTCCCTGCTGCGCATTAGTCTTTTGTGCGCGCTGGCCGTGGCCTTTGTGGGCGTTATTGGCTTTATCGGGCTGGTGGCCCCGCATATTGCCCGCCGCCTTGTGGGGGAAGACCACCGCTTTTACCTGCCTGCCAGTATGCTGGGCGGCGCGCTCATTCTCTCCGTTGCGGCCCTCGTGGCACGTATACTGGTGCCGGGCGTGGTAGTGCCCACCGGCATTGTGACCGCGCTGGTGGGCATACCGTTTTTTCTGGTCATTGTGCTGCGCCGTGAGGGAAATGGAGCATGA
- a CDS encoding RluA family pseudouridine synthase, whose protein sequence is MDAAQAGERVDRFLSLCPGAPSRSRIKGLIEGGNLLCNGAVMREPAMPVKPGMVLVLDLPAAAPATPQGEAMDFNILYEDDDLIVLDKPAGLVVHPAPGNETGTLVNGLIAHCGSSLQGIGGERRPGIVHRLDKDTSGVMVVAKTEPAHLALSEDFAARRIDRAYLAFCWGVPTPAEGDYEGAIGRDKRDRKRMALTTHGGKWALTHYRTLKVFSASAALVACKLATGRTHQIRVHFSANGHPLMGDPLYLRRVPAAARGLPPAAKASGLDFPRQALHAARLGFTHPRTGEKLLFETPMPSDMQELEQALSES, encoded by the coding sequence GTGGATGCGGCTCAGGCGGGGGAGCGGGTGGACAGGTTTTTGTCACTTTGCCCCGGCGCGCCCTCGCGCTCACGCATCAAAGGTCTGATCGAAGGCGGCAACCTGCTGTGCAATGGTGCGGTCATGCGTGAGCCCGCCATGCCGGTCAAACCCGGTATGGTGCTGGTTCTGGACCTGCCCGCTGCGGCCCCTGCCACACCACAGGGCGAAGCCATGGATTTTAACATCCTCTACGAGGATGATGACCTGATTGTGCTGGACAAGCCTGCCGGGCTGGTTGTGCACCCCGCTCCGGGGAACGAGACAGGCACGCTGGTTAACGGCCTGATCGCCCATTGTGGCAGCAGCCTGCAAGGCATTGGGGGGGAACGTAGGCCGGGTATTGTGCACAGGCTGGATAAGGATACATCCGGCGTTATGGTGGTGGCCAAGACGGAGCCAGCGCATCTGGCCCTGTCGGAAGATTTTGCCGCCCGACGGATAGACCGCGCCTATCTGGCGTTCTGCTGGGGCGTGCCAACCCCGGCGGAAGGGGATTACGAAGGCGCTATTGGCCGCGACAAGCGCGACCGTAAGCGCATGGCGTTAACAACCCACGGCGGCAAATGGGCCTTAACCCATTACCGCACACTCAAGGTCTTTAGCGCCTCTGCTGCGCTGGTGGCATGTAAACTGGCAACGGGGCGCACACACCAGATTCGGGTCCATTTTTCGGCCAATGGCCACCCGCTTATGGGGGACCCGCTCTACCTCCGCCGTGTGCCAGCCGCCGCGCGCGGCCTGCCTCCGGCTGCCAAAGCCAGCGGGCTGGACTTCCCCCGGCAGGCGCTCCATGCGGCCCGACTTGGCTTTACGCACCCCAGAACGGGGGAAAAACTGCTGTTCGAAACCCCCATGCCCTCGGATATGCAGGAACTGGAACAGGCTCTGAGCGAATCGTAA
- a CDS encoding ABC transporter ATP-binding protein — MTHTPAEGLHVHKLSVHYGRKPVLNNVSAGPFPHGKVCAVLGPNGSGKSTLLRAMGGLLRATGSVTLDGTDLSSLPLAQRAQHCLYLPQALPEPVRLSVLDAMLAARHATGKQGRTSTIEDIDAAMACLHDVGIAHLATQSLHELSGGQRQLAGLAQALGRKPRALLLDEPLSALDPYYQQTVMALLQRETAQRNLVTILVLHDLNIALNQCDLACLLHNGQILAYGKPADVLTSDHLRTVYRIHAQVDEGQNGQRFISTTGVG; from the coding sequence ATGACCCACACTCCAGCCGAAGGTCTGCATGTCCATAAGCTGAGCGTGCATTACGGCCGCAAACCTGTGTTGAACAATGTGAGTGCTGGCCCTTTTCCACATGGCAAGGTCTGTGCGGTCCTTGGCCCTAATGGAAGTGGCAAATCCACTCTGCTGCGCGCTATGGGCGGACTGTTGCGCGCAACGGGCAGCGTAACGCTGGATGGAACAGACCTAAGCAGCTTGCCGCTGGCCCAACGGGCACAACATTGCCTGTATCTGCCCCAAGCCCTGCCCGAACCCGTACGCCTGAGTGTGCTGGACGCCATGCTGGCTGCCCGCCACGCTACTGGCAAACAGGGGCGCACAAGCACGATCGAAGACATAGATGCAGCCATGGCCTGCCTGCACGATGTCGGCATAGCCCACCTTGCCACACAAAGCCTGCACGAACTCTCTGGCGGACAACGCCAGTTAGCCGGGCTGGCGCAGGCCCTTGGCCGCAAACCCCGCGCCCTGCTGCTGGATGAACCACTAAGCGCGCTTGACCCCTATTACCAGCAGACCGTCATGGCGCTTCTCCAGCGCGAGACAGCGCAGCGTAATTTGGTGACTATTCTTGTGCTGCATGACCTGAATATTGCACTCAACCAATGTGATCTGGCCTGCCTTTTGCACAATGGGCAGATTCTGGCCTACGGCAAACCTGCGGATGTTCTGACATCAGACCACCTGCGCACGGTTTACCGCATTCATGCGCAGGTAGATGAGGGGCAGAATGGTCAACGCTTTATTAGCACCACGGGCGTCGGCTAA
- the rpoH gene encoding RNA polymerase sigma factor RpoH produces the protein MASVIDVGPEGNLSRYLQEIRKYPLLTPEEELTLSRKWREKGDVKAAHRLVTSHLRLVAKIAMGYRGYGLPINELISEGNVGMMQAVRRFDPEKGFRLATYAMWWIRAAIQEYILHSWSLVKMGTTAAQKKLFFNLRRLKGQMQAIEDGDLKPEQVNKIATTLGVSEQDVVDMNRRMAAPDHSLNAPLKADQENEWQDRLVDDHVNQEEVYAENEEMSGRKALLATALEALNDRERRIFTERRLKDDPATLEELAHDYGISRERVRQIEVRAFEKVQEAMKKEVAARRNATLGE, from the coding sequence ATGGCCTCCGTCATTGATGTTGGGCCTGAAGGCAATCTTTCAAGGTACCTTCAGGAAATTCGTAAATATCCTCTACTGACGCCAGAAGAAGAGCTGACCCTCTCGCGCAAATGGCGTGAAAAAGGCGACGTCAAGGCTGCCCACAGGCTGGTTACGTCGCACCTGCGACTGGTGGCCAAAATTGCCATGGGCTACCGTGGTTATGGCCTGCCAATTAACGAACTGATCAGCGAAGGCAACGTGGGTATGATGCAGGCCGTGCGCCGCTTTGACCCCGAAAAAGGCTTCCGGCTGGCCACATACGCCATGTGGTGGATTCGGGCCGCTATTCAGGAATACATTCTGCATAGCTGGTCCTTGGTCAAAATGGGCACAACCGCTGCTCAGAAAAAACTGTTCTTCAACCTGCGGCGCCTCAAAGGCCAGATGCAGGCCATTGAGGACGGGGACCTGAAGCCAGAACAGGTTAACAAGATTGCCACAACCCTTGGCGTGTCCGAGCAGGATGTGGTGGATATGAACCGCCGCATGGCCGCGCCAGACCATAGCCTGAACGCCCCCCTCAAGGCCGATCAGGAAAATGAGTGGCAGGACCGGCTGGTGGATGACCACGTTAATCAGGAAGAAGTTTACGCTGAAAATGAGGAAATGTCGGGCCGCAAGGCGCTACTGGCCACCGCGCTGGAAGCCCTGAATGACCGCGAACGCCGCATTTTTACCGAACGCCGCCTGAAGGACGACCCTGCAACGCTGGAAGAACTGGCGCATGACTACGGCATCTCCCGCGAGCGGGTGCGCCAGATTGAAGTGCGTGCGTTTGAAAAAGTGCAGGAAGCGATGAAGAAGGAAGTCGCGGCCCGCCGCAATGCGACTTTGGGGGAATAA
- the recJ gene encoding single-stranded-DNA-specific exonuclease RecJ, with protein sequence MLPTTTPDGAPAPDPTATPAVLNVECSVNGRRWSWREGADNPTTNRLGAALAQQLGIPEIVGRLLAMRGVAPEHAPHFLAPTLRALLPDPSSLTDMDKAAARMAQAVQAGETIGIFGDYDVDGACASAVLAAFFEQLGCSVLTHIPDRMTEGYGPNLPALDNLVAQGATLLICVDCGTASAAILNQLAGKADVVVLDHHKSEDVLPDILATVNPNRPDCSSGLGHICAAALSFLATVATRRTLRQNGFFNGNQPEPDLRHLLDLVALATVCDVMPLQGVNRLFVSEGLKIMAGRQRVGVAALLEIAGVTKAPDAFSCGFALGPRINAGGRIAEAALGLRLLRCPDPHEARQMAERLDAVNRRRQDVESDILERAMEQAAEQKAAGHGVILLAGKDWHPGVVGIVAGRIKERFNRPALVGAQQEDGSIKGSGRSVVGLDLGTVIIAARQANILKTGGGHAMAAGFSLEADKLADFHAFLNARLPQAATLPDTVDLTIDAVVAVTGATAELATDMAALAPFGAGNPEPLIALPNVHIVRTDRIGRDSNTLRVLVRASNGTRLKALLFKADGNPLAQILEDTTRPPVHLAGYLRAESWNGRTDATFFVQDVAHA encoded by the coding sequence ATGCTCCCAACCACCACACCAGATGGCGCGCCGGCGCCGGACCCAACTGCCACGCCCGCTGTGCTCAATGTGGAATGCAGCGTAAATGGTCGGCGCTGGTCATGGCGGGAGGGAGCAGATAACCCCACCACCAACCGGCTTGGGGCCGCACTGGCCCAGCAGCTTGGCATCCCCGAAATTGTGGGGCGTCTGCTGGCCATGCGCGGTGTTGCGCCAGAACATGCGCCCCATTTTCTGGCCCCTACCCTGCGCGCCCTTCTCCCCGACCCGTCCAGCCTGACAGATATGGACAAGGCCGCCGCGCGCATGGCCCAAGCCGTGCAGGCGGGTGAGACCATTGGCATTTTTGGCGACTACGATGTGGACGGAGCCTGTGCCAGCGCGGTTCTGGCGGCTTTTTTTGAACAGCTTGGCTGTTCCGTTCTCACCCACATTCCCGACCGGATGACCGAAGGGTATGGCCCCAATCTGCCCGCACTGGATAATCTGGTAGCGCAAGGGGCCACACTGCTGATCTGCGTGGATTGTGGCACGGCCTCCGCCGCCATTCTTAACCAGTTGGCAGGCAAGGCCGATGTGGTGGTGCTTGACCACCACAAGTCGGAAGATGTGCTGCCAGACATTCTGGCCACGGTTAACCCCAACCGCCCGGACTGCTCCTCTGGCCTTGGTCATATCTGCGCGGCAGCTCTTAGCTTTCTGGCCACTGTCGCTACACGGCGCACCCTGCGCCAGAATGGTTTTTTCAACGGCAATCAGCCCGAACCCGACCTACGCCACCTGCTGGATCTGGTGGCCTTGGCCACTGTGTGTGACGTTATGCCGCTACAGGGGGTTAACCGCCTGTTTGTTTCGGAAGGGCTTAAAATCATGGCGGGCCGCCAGCGGGTAGGTGTTGCCGCCCTGCTGGAAATTGCTGGCGTGACCAAAGCCCCCGATGCTTTTTCCTGCGGGTTTGCACTGGGGCCGCGCATTAATGCCGGGGGGCGCATTGCCGAGGCCGCTCTTGGCCTGCGCCTGCTGCGCTGCCCGGACCCGCACGAAGCGCGCCAGATGGCCGAACGGCTGGATGCGGTTAACCGCCGCAGGCAGGATGTGGAGTCCGATATTCTGGAACGCGCCATGGAGCAGGCAGCGGAGCAGAAAGCCGCAGGGCACGGCGTTATTCTGCTGGCAGGCAAGGACTGGCACCCCGGCGTTGTCGGTATTGTGGCGGGCCGCATAAAGGAGCGCTTTAACCGCCCCGCTCTTGTTGGCGCACAGCAGGAGGACGGCAGCATAAAAGGCTCTGGCCGCTCTGTTGTTGGGCTGGATCTTGGCACGGTCATTATTGCCGCCCGTCAGGCCAATATTCTCAAAACTGGTGGCGGGCACGCCATGGCGGCCGGGTTCTCGCTCGAAGCGGATAAACTGGCGGATTTTCACGCCTTCCTCAACGCACGCCTGCCTCAGGCCGCCACCCTGCCAGATACTGTGGACCTGACGATAGATGCGGTTGTAGCTGTTACAGGTGCCACGGCCGAACTGGCGACCGACATGGCCGCCCTTGCCCCGTTTGGCGCAGGCAACCCCGAACCCCTTATTGCCCTGCCCAACGTCCATATTGTGCGCACGGACCGCATAGGGCGGGACAGCAATACCCTGCGGGTGCTGGTCAGAGCCAGCAATGGCACAAGACTAAAGGCGCTGCTGTTCAAGGCAGACGGCAACCCACTGGCTCAAATTCTGGAAGACACTACACGCCCCCCCGTCCATCTGGCAGGCTACCTGCGGGCAGAAAGCTGGAATGGACGCACGGACGCCACGTTTTTTGTGCAGGATGTCGCCCACGCCTGA
- a CDS encoding FecCD family ABC transporter permease, producing the protein MTRHHLTTITQAYQTAMRRHTVVLAVLGVVLALSILADCAIGPAAFSPTTLLRAIVTPSGVDEQTSLIVWQIRLPYALMATCVGGALGLAGAEMQTILANPLASPFTLGLSAAGAFGASLAIVLGWHVQPVPDMWLIAGCAFVCSALSVWLLNLLIRLRQASTGTVILCGVALVFSFQALVSLMQFVATEDALQNLVFWTLGSLTRASWQTLGLLAGAFGVYFFPLYLPGLRGR; encoded by the coding sequence ATGACGCGCCACCACCTTACAACCATTACGCAGGCTTATCAGACCGCCATGCGCCGCCATACTGTTGTACTGGCCGTGCTGGGCGTGGTTCTTGCCCTCTCCATTCTGGCTGACTGCGCCATAGGGCCTGCGGCCTTTTCCCCCACCACCTTGCTCCGCGCCATCGTAACGCCTTCCGGCGTGGATGAGCAGACAAGCCTGATTGTATGGCAGATCCGCCTACCCTACGCCCTTATGGCCACCTGCGTGGGTGGCGCACTTGGGCTAGCGGGGGCAGAAATGCAGACTATTCTGGCCAACCCGCTGGCTAGCCCGTTTACTCTTGGCCTGTCTGCCGCAGGCGCATTTGGAGCGTCACTCGCCATTGTACTGGGCTGGCACGTGCAGCCTGTGCCCGATATGTGGCTCATTGCGGGGTGCGCCTTTGTGTGTTCCGCCCTGTCCGTCTGGCTTCTTAATCTGCTTATCCGGCTGCGTCAGGCCAGTACGGGCACGGTTATTCTATGCGGTGTTGCGCTTGTTTTTTCCTTTCAGGCGCTGGTTTCCCTCATGCAGTTTGTGGCGACAGAAGACGCGTTGCAAAACCTTGTCTTCTGGACGCTTGGCAGCCTGACCCGCGCATCCTGGCAGACACTCGGCCTGCTGGCCGGGGCGTTTGGCGTGTATTTTTTCCCCCTCTACCTTCCGGGGCTGCGTGGCCGCTGA